Proteins encoded within one genomic window of Thiothrix litoralis:
- a CDS encoding cytochrome d ubiquinol oxidase subunit II, with product MQRRNSRSTIIALLVTLLLAVVMQAARAAETYGPIRPGDTLWNIAADSYHGQGVSTEQAMLAILTANPGAFSAPCNVNATLKRGSLLQLPAVMAVQVQDAAAAHQEYARQLRDWQAARHSGQPLKCASTRPETPPSPTRSTDTTPALTNSPVQPAFVAPPLETQTQTALLTYPEINHFLQQAQPHLSTPQIRTLLGNSQREHDMLALAWAIALGLSVGIYLILDGADLGAGILSLFYHDTPTRGAIMASMAGTWDANETWLVVAGGILFGGFPFVYGSVLHYLMFPLMLILLAIILRAISLEFRHHADRSRRWWGWGFGIGSLTVAFSMGTVGGAVLEGVPLTPVKVTYAGGGMTQVFTGGLFDFASAFSLWTGVVGVLTALLAGSLYLRARFEKACPIRHHVKRWATASFYLLLVALAITAVWCYFRFPWVAAKWGGSYAWVWGLMGLWIAFTLYSLRTAAHEDRDMTAMVWFAVAIASVLGTLGATLYPWLVPGSWTIFDAADPSLSLISFTLAMGGFIPVILVYNGYQLWVFRARISSMAAYATGAR from the coding sequence ATGCAACGACGGAATTCACGCTCTACCATCATTGCCTTGCTGGTGACTTTACTGCTGGCTGTTGTCATGCAGGCCGCCCGCGCGGCCGAAACCTATGGCCCCATCCGACCCGGCGACACTTTGTGGAACATCGCCGCCGATAGCTACCACGGGCAAGGCGTGAGTACCGAGCAAGCCATGCTGGCTATCCTCACCGCAAACCCCGGTGCATTCAGTGCCCCCTGCAACGTCAATGCCACCCTCAAGCGCGGTTCCCTGCTGCAACTGCCCGCCGTGATGGCTGTGCAGGTGCAAGATGCCGCTGCCGCGCATCAGGAATATGCCCGGCAATTACGCGACTGGCAGGCTGCCCGCCATAGCGGCCAGCCATTGAAATGTGCTTCCACCCGGCCTGAAACACCCCCCAGCCCGACCCGTTCCACAGACACAACACCCGCGCTAACAAACAGCCCGGTGCAACCCGCATTCGTAGCACCACCGCTAGAAACACAAACCCAAACAGCGCTACTGACCTACCCCGAAATCAACCATTTTCTCCAGCAGGCGCAGCCGCATTTGTCGACCCCGCAAATCAGAACCTTGCTGGGCAATTCCCAACGCGAACACGATATGCTAGCGCTGGCTTGGGCTATCGCGCTGGGGCTGAGTGTGGGGATTTACCTGATCCTCGACGGCGCTGATTTGGGTGCGGGCATCCTCTCGCTGTTTTATCACGACACGCCAACGCGCGGCGCGATCATGGCTTCGATGGCGGGTACTTGGGATGCCAATGAAACTTGGCTGGTGGTGGCGGGCGGTATCCTGTTTGGCGGTTTTCCGTTTGTGTACGGGTCGGTGCTCCACTACCTGATGTTTCCGCTGATGCTGATTTTATTGGCGATTATCCTGCGAGCCATTTCGCTGGAATTTCGCCACCATGCCGATCGTAGCCGCCGTTGGTGGGGTTGGGGCTTCGGTATTGGTAGCCTAACGGTAGCCTTTAGCATGGGTACGGTCGGTGGCGCAGTACTGGAGGGCGTACCGCTGACACCCGTCAAGGTCACGTATGCGGGCGGCGGTATGACACAGGTTTTTACCGGCGGGCTGTTTGACTTTGCGAGCGCTTTCAGTCTGTGGACGGGGGTGGTTGGGGTGCTGACTGCATTGCTGGCGGGTTCACTGTACCTGCGTGCCCGCTTTGAAAAGGCTTGCCCGATCCGCCACCATGTCAAACGCTGGGCGACAGCCAGTTTTTACCTGTTACTGGTGGCGCTGGCCATCACGGCGGTCTGGTGCTATTTCCGGTTCCCGTGGGTGGCAGCCAAATGGGGCGGGTCATACGCCTGGGTCTGGGGGCTGATGGGGCTGTGGATTGCGTTTACCCTGTACAGCCTGCGTACCGCCGCCCACGAAGACCGCGACATGACCGCGATGGTGTGGTTTGCCGTCGCCATCGCCTCGGTGCTGGGCACACTGGGGGCAACGCTTTACCCTTGGCTGGTGCCGGGAAGCTGGACAA
- a CDS encoding ProQ/FINO family protein, giving the protein MNDTPKKTLSITRKPANTGPVNSPVGTIQRTGKRIIRRDELPQVQRVPAPKPPKPKAKKPPRKPAAPKKQVMPPSDLKARELNDRLNTFHIWIMFQPLAVGIEKELFKLVNDEHFPGASKKVVQKVLRMHTNHALYLQAIQRGGARYTLDGAEAGDVTEYQQQYAGEVLAKRQAAAT; this is encoded by the coding sequence ATGAACGACACACCCAAGAAAACCTTAAGCATTACCCGCAAACCTGCCAACACTGGCCCGGTAAATTCACCCGTTGGCACAATCCAACGCACCGGGAAGCGCATCATCAGGCGTGACGAACTGCCCCAAGTGCAGCGCGTGCCAGCACCCAAGCCACCCAAACCCAAAGCCAAAAAACCACCGCGCAAACCCGCCGCACCCAAAAAGCAGGTCATGCCACCCTCAGACCTGAAAGCCCGCGAATTGAACGACCGCCTGAACACCTTCCACATCTGGATAATGTTTCAACCGCTCGCTGTCGGCATTGAAAAGGAACTGTTCAAACTGGTGAATGATGAACACTTTCCCGGCGCGTCGAAAAAGGTCGTGCAGAAAGTGCTAAGGATGCACACCAACCATGCTTTATACCTGCAAGCCATCCAACGCGGCGGCGCTCGCTACACCCTCGACGGGGCAGAGGCGGGCGACGTGACCGAGTACCAGCAACAGTATGCAGGTGAAGTGCTGGCAAAAAGGCAAGCAGCGGCAACGTAG
- a CDS encoding TRADD-N-associated membrane domain-containing protein — protein MNTSNDNVINESVISVKQEQILKRLSDADKDDVKEIAISQLDLLSSYYQLSLSQANRSFRWALIASVIGLVFFLLAIGFLIFTNGSAVDQALVCGLGGAVSGFIGGVNFLLYGKTQTQLELFHGKLEATQRFLLANSLCESLGGKLKDYTRARLIGTLAGVTGSDITKDLVGDGVDLGQNQPPVFQPPQDVPSDRDHRDGDHHNDVAGRPM, from the coding sequence ATGAACACTTCCAACGATAACGTCATCAATGAGAGCGTCATCAGTGTCAAGCAGGAGCAGATACTGAAGCGCTTGTCCGATGCCGACAAGGATGATGTTAAGGAAATCGCCATCAGCCAGTTGGATTTACTGTCCAGCTACTATCAGCTATCCCTTTCGCAGGCGAACCGTAGTTTCCGCTGGGCCTTGATTGCGAGTGTAATCGGGCTGGTGTTTTTCCTGTTGGCGATTGGATTTCTGATCTTTACCAATGGCAGTGCTGTTGATCAGGCACTAGTCTGCGGGCTGGGTGGGGCAGTGTCCGGGTTTATTGGTGGGGTCAATTTCCTGTTATACGGCAAGACCCAGACCCAGCTTGAGCTGTTCCACGGGAAGCTGGAAGCTACTCAACGTTTCCTGCTCGCCAACAGCCTGTGTGAAAGCCTTGGCGGCAAGCTCAAGGATTACACTCGTGCTCGCCTGATCGGAACGTTGGCGGGGGTGACTGGCAGTGACATTACCAAGGATTTAGTGGGTGACGGTGTGGATTTGGGGCAAAACCAGCCGCCGGTATTTCAACCACCGCAGGATGTGCCGTCGGACAGAGATCATCGCGATGGTGATCATCATAACGACGTGGCAGGGCGTCCGATGTAG
- a CDS encoding NAD(P)/FAD-dependent oxidoreductase, which yields MNKPHVVILGGNFAGLGSAQKIREYADDSVDITVIDRKNYLLYIPNIPAEVFENKDPAEHLTLDLYPVLKHDDINFIQGDVTGIDVDNHTVAYVPSERPGSATQSLRYDYLVIAVGARLAFDKIEGFAEYGDTVSDFYYGNRLRKKLHDGSYKGGPIVVGSAKFHQGNGADGLEPYPGGSIPRAMAACEGPPVEVALTVANWLQEHGKGDASNVTITTPGKMIAEDAGEKVVGQLLDAASSMGFNYLNNTGDIVRLTADSIEFENGQKVEAELKILFPDWVAHDFLKGLPISDDQGFIITDLLMRNPKYPEIFAAGDCAAVTVPKLGAIGHQECEIIGRQIALDRGLLTVEAANQALQPVVFCIGDMGGGKGFYIRSNAWFGGDTQILKMGRIPYLLKMQYKTLFMTTKGKTPPWGNEVAEFLAEKF from the coding sequence ATGAACAAGCCACACGTCGTTATCCTCGGCGGCAATTTTGCCGGTCTGGGCAGCGCTCAGAAAATCCGTGAATACGCCGATGACAGCGTTGACATCACCGTTATTGATCGCAAGAACTACCTGCTTTACATCCCCAATATCCCCGCTGAAGTCTTTGAAAACAAAGATCCCGCAGAACACCTCACCCTGGATTTGTACCCCGTCCTCAAACACGACGACATCAACTTCATCCAGGGGGATGTGACCGGCATTGATGTCGACAACCATACTGTCGCTTACGTCCCCAGCGAACGCCCCGGTTCAGCCACCCAAAGCCTGCGCTACGACTATCTGGTGATTGCGGTGGGCGCACGCTTGGCCTTCGACAAAATTGAAGGTTTTGCCGAATACGGCGATACCGTCTCCGATTTCTACTACGGCAACCGCTTGCGCAAAAAACTGCACGACGGCAGCTACAAGGGTGGCCCGATCGTAGTCGGTTCCGCCAAATTCCATCAGGGCAACGGCGCTGACGGTCTGGAACCTTACCCCGGTGGCAGCATCCCCCGTGCCATGGCCGCTTGCGAAGGCCCGCCCGTCGAAGTCGCCCTGACGGTTGCCAACTGGTTGCAGGAACACGGCAAAGGCGACGCCAGCAACGTCACCATTACCACACCGGGCAAAATGATCGCCGAAGACGCCGGTGAAAAAGTGGTTGGCCAGTTACTGGACGCTGCCAGCAGCATGGGGTTCAACTACCTCAACAATACCGGCGACATCGTGCGCCTGACCGCTGACAGCATCGAATTCGAGAACGGTCAAAAGGTCGAAGCCGAACTAAAAATCCTGTTCCCCGACTGGGTAGCCCATGACTTCCTGAAGGGTCTACCGATTAGCGATGACCAAGGTTTTATCATCACCGACCTACTGATGCGCAACCCCAAATACCCGGAAATTTTTGCAGCGGGTGACTGCGCCGCTGTCACGGTTCCCAAGTTGGGCGCTATCGGCCATCAGGAATGCGAAATCATCGGACGCCAGATCGCCCTCGACCGGGGACTGCTCACCGTCGAAGCAGCCAACCAAGCCTTGCAACCCGTGGTTTTCTGTATCGGAGACATGGGTGGCGGCAAGGGTTTCTACATCCGCTCCAATGCATGGTTTGGCGGCGACACCCAGATTCTGAAAATGGGGCGTATCCCTTACCTGCTGAAAATGCAATACAAGACCCTGTTCATGACCACCAAGGGCAAAACCCCGCCGTGGGGCAACGAAGTCGCCGAATTCCTCGCCGAAAAATTCTAA
- a CDS encoding cytochrome ubiquinol oxidase subunit I, whose amino-acid sequence MLEHPLTDLLARVDFALITSMHIIYPPLTIGLSLLLFFGEWRWLRTDADFWYRLTRFFEKLFIINFGAGVATGVTMELAFGILYAPFATAAGPVLGHLLGFETITAFMYEAGFVGLMVFGWHKIGRGIHLFATFNVVVASSLSAFWIMGANAWMQTPTGISMTNGVFIATDWMKVIFNPDVLTATPHMLLACLELSLFFVAGVSAWQVLKSRHATMFACALKCALLALVVVSAVQIYVGDSLGLTVADKQPAALAAMEGHFHTNNPDGTPNTAWSMLMWPNADNSDAQWSVEIPHLLSLLETRTWDSPVTGLDQFPANERPPVVIPFYSFRVMAAIGFFLFFVSLWGLFLWVIGRFRVERLEQQRWFLRTVVFSAFLPYLAIWTGWWTREVARQPWMVYGLMRTAEGRSPMSLPAEILWFAGFMAFGLLVLVGAWYFIAKVIRQGPDMDNPITTDIAGEK is encoded by the coding sequence ATGCTGGAACACCCACTCACCGATCTGCTGGCGAGGGTTGATTTTGCCCTGATCACCAGTATGCACATAATTTACCCGCCGCTGACCATCGGCCTGTCGTTGCTGTTGTTTTTCGGCGAATGGCGCTGGCTGCGCACGGATGCAGACTTCTGGTATCGCCTGACGCGCTTTTTCGAGAAACTGTTCATTATCAACTTCGGCGCGGGGGTGGCAACCGGCGTCACGATGGAACTGGCGTTCGGCATCCTCTATGCTCCCTTTGCCACCGCTGCTGGCCCCGTGTTAGGGCACTTGCTCGGCTTTGAAACCATCACCGCCTTTATGTACGAAGCCGGATTTGTCGGCCTGATGGTGTTCGGCTGGCACAAAATAGGCCGGGGCATTCACCTGTTCGCAACCTTCAACGTGGTGGTGGCCTCCTCCCTGTCGGCTTTCTGGATCATGGGAGCCAATGCCTGGATGCAGACCCCGACCGGCATCAGCATGACCAATGGCGTTTTCATCGCGACTGACTGGATGAAGGTCATTTTCAACCCGGATGTCCTCACGGCTACCCCGCACATGTTGCTGGCCTGTCTGGAATTGAGCCTGTTTTTTGTTGCCGGGGTATCCGCTTGGCAAGTGCTCAAAAGTCGTCATGCCACGATGTTCGCCTGTGCGCTCAAATGCGCCCTGTTAGCGCTAGTAGTAGTCAGCGCCGTGCAAATTTACGTGGGCGACAGCCTCGGGCTGACCGTAGCCGACAAACAACCTGCTGCACTGGCGGCGATGGAAGGCCATTTCCACACCAATAACCCCGACGGCACGCCTAACACAGCTTGGAGTATGTTGATGTGGCCCAATGCGGACAACTCAGATGCCCAGTGGTCGGTGGAAATTCCCCACCTGTTGAGCCTGCTGGAAACCCGTACTTGGGACAGTCCGGTAACGGGGCTGGATCAATTCCCGGCGAATGAACGCCCACCCGTCGTTATCCCGTTTTATTCCTTCCGGGTGATGGCGGCGATTGGCTTTTTCCTGTTTTTTGTCTCGCTGTGGGGGCTGTTTCTGTGGGTAATCGGTCGCTTCCGGGTGGAACGGCTGGAGCAGCAGCGCTGGTTCCTGCGCACGGTCGTCTTCAGCGCCTTTTTACCCTACCTCGCCATCTGGACAGGCTGGTGGACGCGGGAAGTCGCCCGGCAGCCGTGGATGGTTTACGGCCTGATGCGCACTGCCGAAGGCCGCAGCCCGATGAGCTTGCCCGCTGAAATCCTCTGGTTTGCCGGATTCATGGCGTTTGGGCTGCTGGTGTTGGTCGGCGCGTGGTATTTCATCGCCAAAGTGATTCGCCAGGGGCCGGATATGGACAACCCAATTACAACCGATATAGCCGGGGAGAAATAG
- a CDS encoding helicase HerA-like domain-containing protein: protein MRHVIFLDEAHKFFSKDDDDIINVIAREARKFGIGLWCASQSPTDFPDSFLTNVGATL, encoded by the coding sequence TTGCGCCACGTCATTTTTCTGGATGAGGCACACAAGTTCTTCAGCAAGGATGACGATGACATTATCAATGTGATTGCACGGGAAGCGCGTAAGTTTGGGATTGGGCTATGGTGTGCCAGCCAAAGCCCGACGGATTTCCCTGACAGTTTTTTAACCAATGTGGGGGCTACGCTCTGA
- a CDS encoding BrnA antitoxin family protein: MKEQYDFSGGTRGAVMKTSKEKITIRLDPDVIQWFRDQVQGGGNYQSLINDTLKAHIKQQGEPLEDILRRIIREEMQAGKLQHAA; this comes from the coding sequence ATGAAAGAACAGTATGATTTTAGCGGCGGCACACGCGGCGCGGTAATGAAAACCAGCAAAGAGAAAATCACCATACGGCTCGACCCGGATGTTATCCAATGGTTCAGAGATCAAGTGCAGGGTGGAGGCAACTATCAAAGCCTGATTAATGACACCCTGAAAGCACACATCAAGCAACAAGGTGAACCACTGGAAGACATCCTGCGGCGCATCATCAGAGAAGAAATGCAGGCGGGCAAGTTGCAACACGCAGCCTAG
- a CDS encoding helix-turn-helix domain-containing protein: MDFAAVKTKAKELFAQASFISEIKHEADYENALALMEELLEDYDEHRTLIGILANAIEEWENVAPEFAEFNQRVAQLDDGVAVLRTLIDQYQLKAEDLKNEIGSKSLVSMILNGSRNMTREHIQALSLRFNLNPAIFFHTTGLRLVSTSRKT; encoded by the coding sequence ATGGACTTTGCGGCTGTGAAAACCAAGGCGAAAGAGCTGTTCGCACAAGCCAGCTTCATTAGTGAGATCAAGCATGAGGCTGACTATGAAAATGCACTGGCATTGATGGAAGAGTTGCTGGAGGATTATGACGAACACCGTACCCTGATCGGCATTCTCGCTAATGCGATTGAGGAATGGGAGAATGTTGCGCCTGAGTTTGCCGAATTTAACCAACGGGTGGCGCAACTGGATGATGGGGTGGCAGTGCTAAGAACGTTAATAGATCAATACCAACTGAAAGCCGAAGACCTTAAAAATGAAATTGGTAGCAAGAGTTTGGTTTCCATGATCTTGAATGGCTCACGCAACATGACCCGTGAACATATCCAAGCCTTGTCCTTGCGGTTCAATTTGAATCCTGCGATTTTTTTCCATACAACGGGATTGCGGTTGGTCTCAACGTCAAGGAAAACATAG
- a CDS encoding site-specific integrase: MARLEDTKNHLSHELPLTIFTHHLLAEWQTWTGQGSGLVFRATDNQSPLSSVEAVIHAIREKTGIQWAMHDLRRTFTTTAENIGVRGYTLKRLINHKTGAADVTGGYIVTDLESLREPMQTITDRLLTLTSGKLPTSKTAPAASNT, encoded by the coding sequence GTGGCACGGCTCGAAGACACCAAGAACCACCTCAGTCATGAACTACCGCTAACCATCTTCACCCATCACTTGCTGGCAGAGTGGCAAACATGGACGGGGCAGGGCAGCGGGCTGGTGTTCCGGGCAACCGACAACCAGTCGCCACTATCCAGCGTGGAGGCCGTGATTCACGCCATCCGCGAAAAAACCGGGATACAATGGGCAATGCACGACCTGAGACGAACTTTCACCACCACGGCGGAAAATATCGGCGTGCGGGGCTACACCCTGAAACGCTTGATCAACCACAAGACCGGGGCGGCGGACGTGACCGGCGGTTACATCGTCACCGACCTCGAAAGCCTCAGAGAACCGATGCAAACCATCACCGATAGGCTGTTGACCCTGACATCGGGTAAACTGCCCACATCCAAGACCGCACCAGCGGCAAGCAATACCTGA
- a CDS encoding addiction module antidote protein translates to MATVPYSSSDYLKTDEDIVDYLDAAMEDGDSRVLLLALRNAAIAKGGIAKLAEITGLNRESLYKTLSEQGNPQYDTVAAIVHGLGFRFSIQRDSSDLQAA, encoded by the coding sequence ATGGCAACAGTACCCTACAGTAGCAGCGACTATCTGAAGACGGATGAAGACATCGTTGATTATCTTGATGCAGCAATGGAAGACGGAGACAGCCGCGTATTACTGTTGGCCTTGCGTAATGCCGCGATAGCTAAAGGCGGCATTGCAAAACTGGCAGAAATTACAGGGCTAAACCGGGAAAGCCTCTATAAAACCTTGTCAGAACAGGGCAACCCACAATACGACACCGTGGCAGCCATTGTTCATGGGCTAGGTTTCCGCTTTTCTATCCAGCGGGATAGCAGCGACTTGCAAGCGGCATAG
- a CDS encoding HlyD family secretion protein, giving the protein MKALRISLLLIAVLALLGGAWFWSNYRNLHPNTDDAYVEANSVYISPQVAGQVAEVMVKSFQPVKKGDVLLRLDDSNYRLSVQQAQAAVTVAQEQAQSTQAQTRASKALADASRQEQVNAALDNQRNQTLIDKGLIARADADDTRFKLKEAQAALAAANATIDSVQAEGAQASTQIQTARLKLAQAQLDLSHSVITAPADGILGEVSIQPGDYIMTGEDLFPMVDSSSVWVAANFKETDLERIHPGQSVSIDLDMYPKQSYRGEVESVSPASGAAFSLIPAQNATGNWVKVTQRFPVRIKVMDKDHTLPLRLGSSASVTIDTTAAANKTAVQDSPS; this is encoded by the coding sequence ATGAAAGCCCTGAGAATCAGCCTGTTACTCATTGCCGTGCTGGCTCTGCTGGGCGGAGCTTGGTTCTGGTCGAATTACCGCAACCTGCACCCCAATACCGACGATGCTTACGTGGAAGCCAACAGCGTCTACATCAGCCCACAGGTGGCTGGGCAGGTCGCCGAAGTGATGGTCAAATCCTTCCAGCCTGTCAAAAAAGGCGATGTATTGCTACGTCTGGATGACAGCAATTACCGCCTGAGCGTACAGCAAGCGCAAGCAGCGGTGACGGTGGCACAAGAGCAAGCGCAATCCACCCAAGCCCAAACCCGCGCCAGCAAAGCTCTGGCCGACGCCAGCCGTCAGGAACAGGTTAACGCTGCCCTTGACAACCAGCGCAACCAAACGCTGATCGACAAAGGTCTCATTGCCCGCGCAGACGCCGACGACACCCGCTTCAAGCTGAAGGAAGCACAGGCTGCCTTAGCCGCCGCCAACGCTACCATTGACTCGGTGCAAGCCGAAGGCGCACAAGCTTCCACCCAAATCCAGACAGCACGGCTGAAACTGGCGCAGGCGCAACTGGATTTGTCGCATAGCGTCATTACTGCGCCTGCTGACGGCATTCTTGGCGAAGTCAGCATCCAGCCCGGCGATTACATCATGACTGGCGAAGACCTGTTCCCCATGGTCGACAGCAGCAGCGTCTGGGTCGCCGCCAATTTCAAGGAAACCGATCTGGAACGCATCCACCCCGGCCAGTCGGTCAGCATTGATCTAGACATGTACCCCAAGCAAAGCTATCGCGGCGAAGTGGAATCCGTCAGCCCGGCGAGCGGCGCAGCGTTCTCGCTGATCCCCGCACAGAACGCCACCGGCAACTGGGTCAAGGTCACGCAGCGCTTCCCGGTACGCATCAAGGTTATGGATAAGGATCACACCCTGCCGCTGCGGCTTGGTTCCAGTGCATCCGTCACCATTGACACCACTGCCGCAGCAAACAAAACGGCGGTGCAGGACTCCCCCTCATGA
- a CDS encoding DHA2 family efflux MFS transporter permease subunit: MNEPVAYATSIAKPGVSRGLISITVMLTTIMVILDMTIVNVALPDMMGALGATSDQITWVLTSYIVAEAIMILLTGFLVTLFGRKRLMLVSVAGFIIASALCGQADNLAEMIVFRLMQGICGASVIPLSQSVMVDVFPKEERGKAMAFWGIGIMLGPILGPTLGGYITEHLGWRWVFYINLPVGILNLLMVWTLLQAEAGRKVRADWLGALFMAVGIGSLQLMLDQGNQKNWFDSGLIQILAAISIMTLTYFVIRSWQRPDSIVKLDLLKDRNLATSCFMMFVFGLGMFGTIALQPIMLENLLNYNAQTTGLVMAPRGLASMLGMFLVSRLINRVDLRLIIFTGFVLSATGTWMLTQKSLQAAEVDFIWNGVVQGLGLGMIFVPLSTLAYETLQAAQTSQAAGIYNLSRTIGSSVGISVATAILSHADKMSQSGLSAHITASNPAVTQWLATQHLTLNSPQAISTLASALQQQALMVAFNDTFWVVMLSFVALAPLLLLIRRPSPH; encoded by the coding sequence ATGAATGAGCCTGTCGCCTATGCAACCAGCATCGCCAAACCCGGTGTTTCCCGTGGCCTGATTTCCATCACAGTCATGCTGACCACCATTATGGTGATCCTCGACATGACCATCGTGAACGTGGCATTGCCGGACATGATGGGCGCACTCGGGGCAACTTCCGACCAGATTACTTGGGTGCTAACCAGCTATATCGTCGCCGAGGCCATCATGATTCTGTTGACCGGCTTTCTGGTCACGCTGTTCGGGCGCAAGCGCCTGATGCTGGTGAGCGTAGCGGGGTTTATCATCGCCTCAGCGCTGTGCGGGCAAGCGGACAATCTGGCGGAAATGATTGTGTTCCGCCTGATGCAGGGGATATGCGGCGCATCGGTCATCCCCCTGTCGCAATCGGTGATGGTGGATGTTTTCCCCAAGGAAGAACGCGGCAAGGCAATGGCGTTCTGGGGCATCGGCATTATGTTGGGGCCGATCTTGGGGCCGACGCTGGGCGGTTATATTACTGAGCATTTGGGCTGGCGCTGGGTGTTTTACATCAACCTGCCGGTGGGTATCCTCAACCTGCTGATGGTGTGGACACTGTTGCAAGCGGAAGCCGGGCGCAAGGTACGAGCCGACTGGCTGGGTGCGCTGTTCATGGCAGTCGGCATCGGCAGCCTGCAACTCATGCTCGATCAGGGCAACCAGAAAAACTGGTTTGATTCCGGCCTGATCCAGATACTGGCCGCCATCAGCATCATGACGTTGACCTATTTCGTGATCCGCTCGTGGCAGCGGCCTGACAGCATCGTCAAACTCGATTTGCTGAAAGACCGCAATCTGGCCACCTCCTGTTTCATGATGTTCGTGTTCGGGCTGGGCATGTTCGGCACCATTGCGTTGCAACCGATCATGCTGGAAAACCTGCTCAACTATAACGCGCAAACCACCGGGCTGGTCATGGCGCCACGCGGGCTGGCGTCGATGCTCGGCATGTTTCTGGTGTCGCGCCTGATCAACCGGGTAGATTTGCGCCTGATCATTTTCACTGGCTTTGTGTTATCCGCCACCGGCACTTGGATGCTGACACAGAAAAGCCTGCAAGCCGCCGAAGTCGATTTCATCTGGAACGGCGTGGTACAGGGTTTAGGGCTGGGCATGATTTTTGTACCGCTCTCGACCCTCGCTTACGAAACCCTGCAAGCGGCGCAAACCAGTCAGGCAGCAGGCATCTATAACCTATCACGCACCATCGGCAGTTCGGTGGGCATTTCAGTGGCAACCGCCATCCTCAGCCACGCCGACAAGATGAGCCAGAGCGGGCTGAGCGCCCACATCACCGCCAGCAATCCGGCGGTCACGCAATGGCTGGCGACGCAACACCTGACGCTAAACAGCCCACAAGCCATCAGCACGTTGGCAAGTGCCCTGCAACAGCAAGCGCTGATGGTGGCCTTTAACGATACCTTCTGGGTGGTGATGCTCAGTTTCGTGGCGCTAGCACCGCTGCTGTTACTGATCCGCCGTCCATCACCTCACTAA
- a CDS encoding type II toxin-antitoxin system RelE/ParE family toxin — MENYGVTKYQTPDGKIPLDEWLADLRDKRARSRIAIRIDRLSIGLFGDWKPVGEGVCELRVDVGAGYRVYYGRHGQELVILLCGGDKSSQQADIRQAIQYWKKFKVEQNGNSTLQ, encoded by the coding sequence ATGGAAAACTATGGAGTAACCAAATATCAAACGCCAGATGGCAAAATTCCGCTTGATGAATGGCTGGCAGATTTGCGGGATAAACGGGCGCGTTCACGTATCGCCATCAGAATAGACCGTCTTTCGATTGGTCTGTTTGGAGACTGGAAGCCAGTAGGTGAGGGCGTTTGTGAATTGCGGGTAGACGTTGGCGCAGGCTACCGCGTTTATTACGGGCGGCATGGTCAAGAGCTTGTGATTCTGCTTTGTGGTGGCGACAAAAGCAGCCAACAAGCTGACATCAGGCAAGCAATCCAATACTGGAAAAAATTTAAGGTGGAGCAAAATGGCAACAGTACCCTACAGTAG